The Flammeovirga pectinis genomic interval GTGTGCATCTTCTTGTGCAAACAATACAGAGGATAACCCTACTAAACATAAAGTTAATAAGAAACGTGTACTTAAATTATATAACATAATTGATACTGTGAGTGATTGTAGATTTTGATTAAATAGCATTTCATATTGTATAATCTACTAATACGTAAGTATATTTATTATGTTTGACTTTAAACTAAATTATTAAAAGTCATTAAGTTTTTTATGATTTATTAAAATCCGAAAACTAAATCAAGTGTCATCCCAAAATTAGGTTGATGTGTTTCTATATCAACTCCTGGAGAGAGTGTAAAACCTGTACTCCAATGCTTGTTTACAGAATAAGCCATACCAGATTGGAAAATTATACTTCCTTCCCAGTCTTTCGCATTCTTGTTGGTATCTTCAACGTGCGTGTTAGAAGAAGATGTAGCGTGTTCCCCTTCTTTTTCGAAGCCAAAAGTAGAACCTAATCCTACAAATGTTCCAAATTTAGAGTGACCTAATGGAATTTCTCTCACAAAGCATCCGGCAAAATGATGTCCAGTAAATTCTACTGTACCCTGAAATTTTGTTAGGTGTGCAAAGTATACAGAACTTGTAAATTCGAAATGTGCGGCACTATTATAAGAGACTTCTACTTCGAAATGATTCTCATGATGTTCCCCTTCGATAACGCTTTTGTCATGCCCTTTTTTCTTGTCATCTCTTTCGGTTGCTAGTGCATCAAAAGAAAAAAAGCAAAGGATAGATAAAAATGGATAAAAATATTTAGTTAACACTTTGTTGAATAAGTTAATTTATTGTAGTTCACTTGTTTTGAAAAAGCAACTTATGAAAAAAAACTTATAAATAAAGTGACAGAACACTCTATTAACAGTTGTTTATTTAAAATAAATACCTGTATTTTTTACGTTTAAATAGTATGCGTTTGCATATTGTTATGTGGTAATCTGTTTTGATAATTATAGTGTGAATTTTATCTGAGAGGAAAATACTGTAGTAACTATAAATTATCAATTAGTTTAATATTTCACAAAATAGATGATTTAAGTAAGTTGAAAATATTGAGGTGAAAGATTTGAAAAAATATTAGAGAGAAGTACCATTTAAAAGAGTATTTCTAATACCTTACTATCAAAGAATTGGTTTTACATAAAAAGATAAAGAAAGAAATATGTTGAGAAGTATCCACCCTAAATTACCAATGCGTGATAAAAATATCACTAAATCATTCTATCTAAATAAATTAGGGTTTTCTGAAGTTGGTACTATTGATTATGATGGGTATTTAATGATAAAGAAAGATCAAATTGAGATTCACTTTTTTGAGTTTAAAGAACTAGAACCAAAAGATAATTACGGACAGGTGTATATTAGAGTTGATGACATTGACCGTTTATATCAATCATTAGTAGATCAAAATACAACTATCCACCCGAATGGGCCATTAGAAGTAAAACCTTGGGGGCAAAAAGAATTTGCTGTTTTAGATCCTGATAATAACCTTTTGACTTTTGGTGAATGTATAGAAGTCATAAAAAAAAGCTAACAACACTGCATAAAAAGAGTTGTTAGCTTTGTACATTTTTCTAGAATATTCTTAATTATTAGGATTGTAAGTATCCCATAATTGAGGGTAAGAGGTTGAATTACTACTGACAGTAAATGTTTGTTTTACACTAGAATACGGAAATGTTTCCGGATTTTTATAGGGTTCTATTGTACAAGTACCTCTATATGTAAATTCAATTTTACTTACCATTACAGTATCACTTGCTCTTGTAAACAATTTGGTAGCCCCATATATAGGTGGTTCCATAGCGTACCTATCAAGTACAGTTACTTTTGCCGTTAATGTTTTACACCCCTCCCAATTAAATTCCATATATCCAGTTTTTAAAGGATACGATTCTATTGGTTGGCAAGCGTTAAAAATTAATGCTAGAGATAGTAATAAAATAGGTGGTAGTAAAAATTGTAAAATCTTTTTCATACTATTTATAGGTGGCAGGGTTGATTGCAGTAGGTGTCCAGCCATTAATAAATTGCATTACTTTATTTTTATCGTATCCTTTTCCACTTTCTAGATTACCAGAGTTTTGGATATGTATCACTTTCCCACTACCGTTTAATATAACAAAAACAGGAAAGCCGAAACGTTGAGGATTACCTAATAACTCCATCGTTTCTTCGTTTTTATTTTCTTTACTCCAGTTTACAAGAACGGTAACGTAATTATCGTTCATCACTTTCATAATTTCTTCGTCCTGATGTGTAAATTTTGCATACAGTTTACACCACCCACACCAATTACCACCTACTTTTACAAATACATGTTTATTCGATTTTTTTGCCAAAGAAACAGCCTCTTTAATATCTGCTTTTGCGTCTGCACTCGGATCGTAGACTTCGGTTTGTGAATATGCATTAATTGATATGAAAATACCGATAATTGAGATTAATAATTTTAAGTTTTTCATGTTTGTTATCTAAATTATAACGCGAACTAAATATAAAAAAATGGAAATGAATACTGAATATATAGGGTATCTAGCATCTATCCTTTTAATGATATCATTCTCACTTAAGAATGTAAATAAATTACGTTTAATAAATACCTTAGGCTGTTTTACCTTTGTATTGTATGGATATTTATTAGATGCATGGCCAGTGGTTATATCAAATGGTTTTATTGCAACTGTAAATATCTTTTACCTTCTTAAAGATAAGAAAAACCCTAGTAAATAGGATCTCTCTTAATAGGCATACTCATACAATGTGATCCTCCTCTTGCTCTAGATAATTCAGCAGAAGGGAGTAGAATCAATGTGTCTTTGATGTCTGCAGGTTTCTTTTCTTCATTTTTAAAAGCTTTAAGAAGGTCTTCCGCTTTTATAATATCAATACCTTGCTTTTTAAAGCCCTCAGCAGTTTTATCATTTCTGTCGTAACCAATTACTACCCCTTCTTTTAATGCAAGAACATTACAAGAGTCTGTCCATTGTTCTCTTCTACCAAAAGGAAATTGATTATCACCAGAATAGATAAATCGAGTAGGAGTTGTAGAATGAAGATCATTTAGACTGATATCATTCAACAGATCTTCTAAATAATCAAATTTAATAGGCTTATTGTAATCTTGACCTTTTACATATTGTAAAATTTCTAATTCATTTTCACTTTTCTGTCCTCCTAAAGAAGAAATGAAATCACCCTTTTCTTTTTTTAAACCCTCTTTAGAGAAAGAACCAAACAATACCCATAAATTTCTTTTTACCTGAGTAAAGGTAGTGTCAATGTGCATATAGGCCCTTTTTGCAGGGATTTTTACAACAGTAACTTTATCTACAATACCTCTTCTATGCATTTCGTGCACAACTTTACTAGCAGCGTGTATAGAAGTTCTCTCACTTACACCTACTAATAAGTGGTTTGGAGCTACAGTCATAACATCTCCACCCTCTAAAGTGACAATTTTTTTATTCTGTTCCTCTTCATCTAATAAGAAGAAATCTTCGGGGTCAGTTATCTCTATAATCTTATCTGTGTATTCTTGAAACATAGGGTGATTAAAGAAAATGTATTTCATTAAAATCGACTCCCTTGTTCTTGCTTTTTTCTTTGGCTTATTTAATAGAATATGATCGTTAACTGTTATACCAATGTCTCTAGTAAATATAAGATTTGGTATAGGAGGGAAGATCATTCTTTTGTCTGGTAGTATTCCAGAAATCATAGTTCGAGCCAATACAGACGATTCTAGCTCCATTAATTCGTCTTGTAATAGGTAGGATGTCCCTTCATGTGCACAAACAGAAGCAATCATTCTTAATCTTAGATTAGGATTCTCTAAAATTGAAGCAAGTAGTGCTTGGGGTTCTATTACTTTATCAGAATTGAAATAATCTTTTTTATCTGGTTTGTAAAAATGTCTTTCAGATTCAGGTAAGTCTATTTGATGAATTTGAGAATGTATTTTTTCATAGTCTAGAAAATAGAGTAAGATCTTTAAGTATAAATCATATTCTTTTTTACGCATGGTTTCTAAATGGATAATATCTTCAAAAAGCCATTCTTGCGCTTTAGTTGGTATTACTTTTCCAATGCCTTCATCTGGGCTATGGATAATTAACCTTCTAAGTGTACCTACTTCAGAACTTACGTTTATATCTAGATTACTATGCATTATATATATATGTTGATATACCTTTTTTATTATTTCAACTTAAATATCCATTATTTAAGGCATTCATTTAAATTTTTAAGAGAAATTATCTACATCTGTCACTATTAAATCAAAATCACCTCTTAATAATGATATTTATTATTTAATAAGATTAAAAATTGACTTTTTTGAAGAGTATTGATTATTTTTCTATTTTTTCTTTTGTATTTATAAACGTAGTTTTTACATTTGAATATCAATTCAAATTTTATAGTTAAATATTCAGTTAAATTATAGTCGTAAATAAAAAATCTCAGTAATTATTATTAATCAAATAAAAGTTAACTATTTGTTATTCAATGTTTTAATGTCCGAGCATTTAAAGTCATTGACTTATGGTGATATAGTTTTTAAAACTTGTTGACAAAAGTCATTTAGACACTTTTAAAATACACGTACTATTGTAACGTAATCAATGGCCAACAACACAACCAATAAACGGACATTAATTACTATTGAATTACTATAGAGTACATTTGTATTTTATTGTATTATTCCAATAAGCACATAATGTAAAAGCAATTAAAACAACACAATGATGACAGAAACACACAAATTAGCGGGTAAACTTTTATCACAATCAAAAAGAGTAAACAAAGATTTATCAGTTGCTGAGCTAGTAGCAGAAGCAATTAACAACGGCGAAGGCGTATTAAACTCGACAGGAGCTATCATGTGCGACACAGGTAAGTTCACTGGTCGTTCTCCTCAAGACCGTTTTATCGTAAAAGACGATTACACTACCGACAGAGTATGGTGGGGTAACATTAACAAACCATTTCCACAAGACAAATTCAATGGTTTAGCTAATAAGATGGTAGATTACTTATTAGATAACCAAAAATTATATGTAAATAATGTATACGCTGGGGCAGATCCTGCCTACCGTATTAAAGTAAGAGTTGTAACACCTTTAGCATCTGTATCGCACTTTGTGAACAACATGTTTATTGTTCCAACTGCAGAAGAGTTAGCAGCATTCGGAGAGCCTGATTACGTAGTATTACAAGCTCCAGAATATAATGCAAACCCAGAAATTGATGGCACTCGCCAAGGTAACTTCTCTATCTTAAACTTTGGAGAAAAAGCTGCTTTAGTAGGTGGTTCTCGTTATACTGGAGAAATTAAAAAAGGTATTTTCTCTGTTTTGAATGCGTTATTAGTAGATCAAAATGTTCTGCCAATGCACTGTTCTGCTAACGAAGGAGTAGATGGAGATTCTGCTGTATTCTTTGGCTTATCAGGTACTGGTAAAACAACTTTATCTGCAGACCCTAAGAGAAATCTAATTGGTGATGACGAGCATGGTTGGTCTGACAATGGTATTTACAACTTCGAAGGTGGTTGTTATGCTAAAACAATTGACTTATCTAGAGAAAATGAGCCAGAAATTTGGGATGCTATAAAGTTTGGTGCAACATTAGAAAACACTCGTTTCTTCCCAGGAACTACAGTTGTTGACTATGCAAATGTGTCTATAACAGAAAACACACGAGTATCTTACCCAATCGATCATATCGAAAATGCTAAGATACCATCTGTATCAGAAACTCATCCTCGTAATATTTTCTTCTTAACTTGTGATGCATACGGTGTGTTACCAGCAATTTCTAAGTTAACTAAGGAACAAGCAATGTACCACTTTATGTCTGGTTACACAGCAAAAGTTGCAGGTACTGAGGCAGGTATTACGGAGCCAACGCCTACATTCTCTGCGTGTTTTGGAGCTCCTTTCATGCCACTTCACCCATCGGTTTATGCAATGAAACTAGGTGAAAAAATGACAGAGCATAATACGAATATTTGGTTAATCAATACAGGTTGGTCTAATGGTCCTTCTGATAAAGTTGGTAGAACTAAATTAAAGTACACTAGAGCAATGATTACAGCAGCTTTAGAAGGTAAACTAGATAATATTGAGTTTGTTGAGCACCCAGTATTTGGAGTTCAAGTTCCTACTCAAGTAGAAGGTGTACCAACTGAAGCATTAGATGCTAAAGCATCAT includes:
- a CDS encoding bleomycin resistance protein — protein: MLRSIHPKLPMRDKNITKSFYLNKLGFSEVGTIDYDGYLMIKKDQIEIHFFEFKELEPKDNYGQVYIRVDDIDRLYQSLVDQNTTIHPNGPLEVKPWGQKEFAVLDPDNNLLTFGECIEVIKKS
- a CDS encoding thioredoxin family protein, with product MKNLKLLISIIGIFISINAYSQTEVYDPSADAKADIKEAVSLAKKSNKHVFVKVGGNWCGWCKLYAKFTHQDEEIMKVMNDNYVTVLVNWSKENKNEETMELLGNPQRFGFPVFVILNGSGKVIHIQNSGNLESGKGYDKNKVMQFINGWTPTAINPATYK
- a CDS encoding YgjV family protein → MEMNTEYIGYLASILLMISFSLKNVNKLRLINTLGCFTFVLYGYLLDAWPVVISNGFIATVNIFYLLKDKKNPSK
- a CDS encoding arginine deiminase family protein, which encodes MHSNLDINVSSEVGTLRRLIIHSPDEGIGKVIPTKAQEWLFEDIIHLETMRKKEYDLYLKILLYFLDYEKIHSQIHQIDLPESERHFYKPDKKDYFNSDKVIEPQALLASILENPNLRLRMIASVCAHEGTSYLLQDELMELESSVLARTMISGILPDKRMIFPPIPNLIFTRDIGITVNDHILLNKPKKKARTRESILMKYIFFNHPMFQEYTDKIIEITDPEDFFLLDEEEQNKKIVTLEGGDVMTVAPNHLLVGVSERTSIHAASKVVHEMHRRGIVDKVTVVKIPAKRAYMHIDTTFTQVKRNLWVLFGSFSKEGLKKEKGDFISSLGGQKSENELEILQYVKGQDYNKPIKFDYLEDLLNDISLNDLHSTTPTRFIYSGDNQFPFGRREQWTDSCNVLALKEGVVIGYDRNDKTAEGFKKQGIDIIKAEDLLKAFKNEEKKPADIKDTLILLPSAELSRARGGSHCMSMPIKRDPIY
- the pckA gene encoding phosphoenolpyruvate carboxykinase (ATP) produces the protein MMTETHKLAGKLLSQSKRVNKDLSVAELVAEAINNGEGVLNSTGAIMCDTGKFTGRSPQDRFIVKDDYTTDRVWWGNINKPFPQDKFNGLANKMVDYLLDNQKLYVNNVYAGADPAYRIKVRVVTPLASVSHFVNNMFIVPTAEELAAFGEPDYVVLQAPEYNANPEIDGTRQGNFSILNFGEKAALVGGSRYTGEIKKGIFSVLNALLVDQNVLPMHCSANEGVDGDSAVFFGLSGTGKTTLSADPKRNLIGDDEHGWSDNGIYNFEGGCYAKTIDLSRENEPEIWDAIKFGATLENTRFFPGTTVVDYANVSITENTRVSYPIDHIENAKIPSVSETHPRNIFFLTCDAYGVLPAISKLTKEQAMYHFMSGYTAKVAGTEAGITEPTPTFSACFGAPFMPLHPSVYAMKLGEKMTEHNTNIWLINTGWSNGPSDKVGRTKLKYTRAMITAALEGKLDNIEFVEHPVFGVQVPTQVEGVPTEALDAKASWALGGFEGYEETAAKLANKFVDNFKKFEEGLEDKAILEGAPKVGVKA